CCGTCCTCGCGCTGCACGGCGAGGATGCCGGCGACGGTCGCGGCGGCCTCCCCCGCGGTGAGGACCCCGGGCAGGACCAGATGTTCCGTCCGGGGAGTGGTCACTTGGCGTCCGCCCCGGTGTCGGCCAGACGCGGCAGGTGCGGCTTGGTCGCGTACGCCACGAAGCTCTTGCCGATCAGCGGGTTGAGCGCCCGCTCGGCGACCCGGGTGGCCAGCGGCTTCTTCATGATGTCCCAGACGAGCAGCTTGTGGTACGCCCGTACCGGCAGCGCCTTGTCGTTGTCGACGCCGAACGCGCACTTGAGCCACCAGTAGGGCGAGTGCAGGGCGTGGGCGTGGTGGGTGCCGTAGGGCTCCAGGCCGGCCTCGCGGATCTTCCGCAGCAGTTCGTCCGCCTTGTAGATGCGGATGTGGCCGCCCTCGACCTCGTGGTAGGCGTCGGAGAGGCTCCAGCAGACCTTCTCGGGGCCGTAGCGCGGGACGGTGACAGCGATGCGTCCGCCGGGCTTCAGCACCCGCACCATCTCCGCGAGGACGCCCTTGTCGTCCGGGATGTGCTCCATCACCTCGGAGATGATGACGACGTCGAAGGACTCGTCGGGGAAGGGCAGCGCGAGGGCGTCGCCCTCCATCGCCGTGGCGGTGGCGCCCTCGGGGGCCTCGCCGGCTTCCTTCATCGCCGCGAACCACTTCGCGACCTCGCGGATCTCCTCGGCGTTCTGGTCCAGCGCCACGACCTGCGCGCCACGCCGGTAGCACTCGAAGGCGTGCCGCCCGGCACCGCAGCCGAGATCCAGGACGCGATCACCCGGGGCGAGCGGGAACCGGGAGAAGTCGACGGTCAGCACGTGGCCCTGCTTTCGGAGTTGACGCCTTCTACATCTGCCGGGGCTGCTGAGACAGCACCCGCTGTGCCTGCGGGTACGGCGTCTGCCGGGCCCGCGGGGGCTGTGGGGACCGGGCCCGTCGCGAGGGCCGGACGGCCGGAAGCCCGCGGCGCGGCGCGCGTCCCGGCCCTGTCGATCTCCTCGCGGTAGCGGGCCACCGTGCCCTCCGCCGCCCTGGCCCAGGTGAAGTGGCGCAGCACCCGCTCGCGTCCGGCCGTGCCGAGGCGGGCGCGCAGTTCCGGGTCGGACAGCAGGCGGCCCAGACCGGCGGCGAGCGCGCCCGCGTCGCCGGGCGGTACCGCCAGGCACGTCTCGCCGTCGCGGCCGGCGACCTCGGGTATGGCGCCGCCGGTCGTGGCGAGCAGGGGCGTGCCCGTCGCCATGGCCTCGGCGGCCGGGAGCGAGAAGCCCTCGTAGAGCGACGGCACGCACGCGACCTGCGCGGAGCGCACGAGGTCGACGAGCTCCGCGTCGGAGATGCCCTTGACGAACTCGACGGCGTCGGCGAGGCCGTAGCGCTCCATCGCCTGGGCGACCGGTCCTTCGGTGGGCCGCTTGCCGACGACGACGAGATGGGCGCCGGGGTGCTCGGTCCGGGCCTTGGCCAGCGCCTCGACGAGGTGCACCAGGCCCTTCAGCGGCACGTCGGCGCTGGACGTCGTCACGATCCGGCCCGGCACGACCGGCACCGACGGATCCGGCGAGAACAGGTCGGTGTCGGCGCCGATGTGGACCACGTGGATGCGGTCCCGCCGGACGCCGAGGTGGTCGACGATCTCCTGTTGCGAGGTGCCGGACACGGTGAGCACGGACGGCAGCCGGCGCGCGACGCGCTTCTGCATGCGCGTGAAGCCGTACCAGCGCCGCACCGAGGCGCGCCGCTTCCAGCCGTCCGCCGCGTCCAGCTCCAACTGCCGGTCGACGGTGATGGGGTGGTGGATGGTCGTCACCAGGGGCGCGCCGACATCGCCCAGCAGGCCGTAGCCGAGGGTCTGGTTGTCGTGCACGACGTCGAACTCACCGCGGCGGGCGCGCAGGTGACGGCGGGCGCGCAGCGAGAACGTCAGCGGTTCCGGGAAGCCGCCCGTCCACATGGTCGCGACTTCCAGCGCGTCGATCCAGTCGCGGTACTCGCCGCGCCCCGGCGTGCGGAAGGGGTCCGGCTGGCGGTACAGGTCGAGGCTGGGGAGCTCGGTGAGGCTCAGCCCGTCGTAGCCCTCGTCGAGGACGGGATACGGCTGGGAACCGATGACCTCGACCCGGTGGCCCAGGCGGGCCAGTTCGCGCGAGAGGTGCCGGACATAGACGCCCTGTCCGCCGCAGAACGGGTTCCCTTTATAGGTCAGGAGCGCGATGTTGAGCGGTCGCAAGCCGTCGGAAGCGGGGTCCTGAGGAGCCCCGGCCTGACTGGCCTCAGCGGTCACTCTGGGCCCCCTTCTCCCTGCACGGTCCCGCGAGATTACGCCGGGACGCTAATCTAGAACAAGTTTCAGACTTGATCGTCCGGAGGCTCTGAATCTACCGGCAGGTAAGGGTGCTGTGAGCGGTGGATCAGGTGATTCACGCCACGACCGGCGCCGTGCCATGCTGTGTGATCATTCGTCCTCACGGACGGTCACGGAACGGGACCGACCCATGCCCGCAGAAGCCAAGGTGAGCGCCAAGGTGAACAAGCCGGCCAAGGTGGAAGCCAGAGCGGCAGTGCCCGCCTCCCCGCCTCTCACGGAGCGGCAGGAGGCCCGCCGCCGCCGCATCCTGCACGCGAGTGCCCAGCTGGCGAGCCGGGGTGGCTTCGACGCCGTGCAGATGCGCGAGGTCGCGGAGTCCTCCCAGGTGGCGCTCGGCACGCTGTACCGCTACTTCCCGTCCAAGATCCACCTGCTGGTCGCCACCATGCAGGATCAGTTGGAGCACATGCACGGCACGCTGCGCAAGAAGCCCCCGCAGGGCGAGACCGCGGCCGAGCGGGTCGCGGAGACGCTGATGCGGGCCTTCCGGGCGTTGCAGCGCGAGCCGCATCTGGCCGACGCGATGGTCCGCGCGCTGACGTTCGCCGACCGCAGCGTGAGCCCGGAGGTCGACCAGGTCTCCCGGCAGACGACGGCGATCATCCTGGACGCGATGGGCCAGGAGAACCCGACCCCGGAGCAGTTGTCGGCGGTCCGGGTCATCGAGCACACCTGGCACTCGGCGCTGATCACCTGGTTGTCGGGCCGCGCCTCGATCGCCCAGGTGAAGATCGACATCGAGACGGTGTGCCGCCTGATCGACCTGACGGCGCCGGCCACCGCATAACCCCCGGGCACGACAAGGACCTACGAGACGGGTTCCCTTCGCCGGCATGGTCCGGATCAGGTGGTGGGGGTCGCCTTCCGGTCGCCGGGCCTTTCGGCCCTGCGGCCTTCCGGCCTCTCAGCCCTACCGTCGCAGTCGGCACCAGCGGAAGTACTGACTTCGCTTCTCGCCGATGTCGGCTACTCCGGTCGGACTCCCTCACTCGCCTCGTAGGCCGACTTCCAGCATAGAACGCCCAAAGCGGAATGAAACCCCCACCATCATGATTCTTCGGGCGCTACTCCTCCGGTGGGAACACCGCCTCCCCGCTGTCCCCGAGCGTGATCGTGATCGCCTCGGTAGGGCAGCTCTCCGCCGCCTCCAGCACCCGCTCGTTCGCGTCCATGTCGGGAGCGACGGGATGGGACTGGCGGGCGGCGTCCAGGTGGAAGCCGCCCGGCGCGTGGTGGAGGCACTGCGCGGAGCCGATGCACAGGGAGCGGTCGACCTCGACGTGCCAGCGGTCGCCCATCGTCACGCGTCCGCCGGGAGGTGGATCATCTTGTGCTCCAGGTACTCGCCGTACCCCTCGGGCCCGAACTCCCGTCCCAGGCCCGAGTTCTTGTAGCCGCCGAAGGGGCCCAGCATGTCCAGGCTGAAGGTGTTGACCGAGTAGGTGCCCGTCCGGACCTGCCGGGCGATGTCGATGCCGTGCTCGACGTCCGCGGTCCAGACGCTGCCGCTCAGCCTGTAGTCGGAGTCGTTGGCGATCTTCACGGCGTCGGACTCGTCGTCGTAGGGGAGCAGGCAGATCACCGGGCCGAAGATCTCCTCGCGGGCGATGCGCATGGAGTTGTCGACGTCGCCGAAGAGGGTCGGTTCGACGTACCAGCCGCGCTCCAGGCCGGCGGGGCGTCCACCGCCGGTGAGGATCTTGGCGCCTTCCTCCTGCCCGATGCGGATGTAGTCGAGGTTGCGCCGCTGCTGCCGCCGGGCGACCAGCGGGCCGACCTGGGTGGCCGGGTCCAGCGGGTCGCCGACGGTCAGGGCGCCCGCCGCGGCGGCGAGGGCGTGGGCGAACTCGTCGTAGCGGGAGCGCGGCAGGAGGATGCGGGTCTGGGCGACGCAGGCCTGGCCGTTGTTCATCCAGGCCGCGGGGGCGATGCCCGCGACGGCGGTCTCGAGGTCCGCGTCGGGCAGGACGACGGCCGCGGACTTGCCGCCCAGTTCGAGCGTCACGCGGGTGAGGTTGCGGGCGGCGACCTCCATCACGCGCTTGCCGGCCGCGACCGACCCGGTGAAGGAGACCTTGTCGATGCCGGGGTGGCCGACCAGGTACTCGCTGACGTCCCGGCCGGCGGGCAGGATCGACAGCACGCCCTCCGGCAGCCCGGCCTCGCGGGCGATCTCGCCGAGGAGACAGGCGTCGAGCGGGGACTCGGGCGAGGGCTTGAGGACGGCCGTGCAGCCGGTGAGCAGCGCGGGGGCGAGCTTGGCGGCGGCGACGAACTGCGGGACGTTCCAGGGGACCACGGCGGCCACGACCCCGACGGGCTCGCGCCGCACGAGGATCCTGCCCAGGACGCCGTCGCGCCGCTCCTCGTGGGTGAAACTCCGGGCGACCGTGATCGCCGAGTCCCAGACCATCACCGCGCCGAGGGCCTGGGCGAGGACGCTCCAGGAGTACGGCGAGCCGTTCTGGGCGGAGATCACACGGGCGATCTCGTCGTGCCGTACGGCGAGGGCGTCCTTGATCCGGCCCACGGCCTCGATCCGCTCGTCGAGGCTCATCCGCGGCCAGGGCCCCTCGTCGAACGCCCGCCGCGCCGCCGCCACGGCCCGGTCCACATCCGCCGTCGAGGCGTGCGGGACGCGTCCGATGACCTCCTCGGTGTGCGGCGAGACGACCTCGATGACGTCCTGGCCCAGGGGGTCGGTCAACTCCCCGCCGATGAACAGCTGTCCGTGTTCCACGAGCTCGGTCATGGCCGACTGCCTCCCCGGGAGCATTTTCTGACGGCTCATCAGATACGCCCACTGATACCAGCCCCGCCCCGAGGAGTCCACGGACCGCGCACCACCGGAAGACCCCCATTGGAACTCGTTCTAGTTATAGT
The Streptomyces tuirus genome window above contains:
- a CDS encoding TetR family transcriptional regulator, which translates into the protein MPAEAKVSAKVNKPAKVEARAAVPASPPLTERQEARRRRILHASAQLASRGGFDAVQMREVAESSQVALGTLYRYFPSKIHLLVATMQDQLEHMHGTLRKKPPQGETAAERVAETLMRAFRALQREPHLADAMVRALTFADRSVSPEVDQVSRQTTAIILDAMGQENPTPEQLSAVRVIEHTWHSALITWLSGRASIAQVKIDIETVCRLIDLTAPATA
- a CDS encoding ferredoxin; this translates as MGDRWHVEVDRSLCIGSAQCLHHAPGGFHLDAARQSHPVAPDMDANERVLEAAESCPTEAITITLGDSGEAVFPPEE
- a CDS encoding aldehyde dehydrogenase, producing MTELVEHGQLFIGGELTDPLGQDVIEVVSPHTEEVIGRVPHASTADVDRAVAAARRAFDEGPWPRMSLDERIEAVGRIKDALAVRHDEIARVISAQNGSPYSWSVLAQALGAVMVWDSAITVARSFTHEERRDGVLGRILVRREPVGVVAAVVPWNVPQFVAAAKLAPALLTGCTAVLKPSPESPLDACLLGEIAREAGLPEGVLSILPAGRDVSEYLVGHPGIDKVSFTGSVAAGKRVMEVAARNLTRVTLELGGKSAAVVLPDADLETAVAGIAPAAWMNNGQACVAQTRILLPRSRYDEFAHALAAAAGALTVGDPLDPATQVGPLVARRQQRRNLDYIRIGQEEGAKILTGGGRPAGLERGWYVEPTLFGDVDNSMRIAREEIFGPVICLLPYDDESDAVKIANDSDYRLSGSVWTADVEHGIDIARQVRTGTYSVNTFSLDMLGPFGGYKNSGLGREFGPEGYGEYLEHKMIHLPADA
- a CDS encoding glycosyltransferase family 4 protein, with product MTAEASQAGAPQDPASDGLRPLNIALLTYKGNPFCGGQGVYVRHLSRELARLGHRVEVIGSQPYPVLDEGYDGLSLTELPSLDLYRQPDPFRTPGRGEYRDWIDALEVATMWTGGFPEPLTFSLRARRHLRARRGEFDVVHDNQTLGYGLLGDVGAPLVTTIHHPITVDRQLELDAADGWKRRASVRRWYGFTRMQKRVARRLPSVLTVSGTSQQEIVDHLGVRRDRIHVVHIGADTDLFSPDPSVPVVPGRIVTTSSADVPLKGLVHLVEALAKARTEHPGAHLVVVGKRPTEGPVAQAMERYGLADAVEFVKGISDAELVDLVRSAQVACVPSLYEGFSLPAAEAMATGTPLLATTGGAIPEVAGRDGETCLAVPPGDAGALAAGLGRLLSDPELRARLGTAGRERVLRHFTWARAAEGTVARYREEIDRAGTRAAPRASGRPALATGPVPTAPAGPADAVPAGTAGAVSAAPADVEGVNSESRATC
- a CDS encoding class I SAM-dependent methyltransferase, with the protein product MLTVDFSRFPLAPGDRVLDLGCGAGRHAFECYRRGAQVVALDQNAEEIREVAKWFAAMKEAGEAPEGATATAMEGDALALPFPDESFDVVIISEVMEHIPDDKGVLAEMVRVLKPGGRIAVTVPRYGPEKVCWSLSDAYHEVEGGHIRIYKADELLRKIREAGLEPYGTHHAHALHSPYWWLKCAFGVDNDKALPVRAYHKLLVWDIMKKPLATRVAERALNPLIGKSFVAYATKPHLPRLADTGADAK